From one Mucilaginibacter inviolabilis genomic stretch:
- a CDS encoding DUF2062 domain-containing protein, which produces MDNSEKIKAGIQKLKAVCANPGYFFKSLFSKERGKQFIKNHLFNPEHSAQLKALSIGFGVFMGIVPIWGFQLIVAFSLAILLKLNKALVLLAAHISFAPLIPAVIFLSYKAGGFWMGEKNTEIPFNGDISLKSISIHLEQYLYGSVSLAIVAGLTAGLLTFVLLKLASKKTVIAA; this is translated from the coding sequence ATGGATAATTCAGAAAAGATAAAAGCAGGGATTCAAAAGCTTAAAGCTGTATGCGCCAATCCCGGATATTTTTTCAAGTCCCTTTTCAGTAAAGAAAGGGGAAAACAATTCATCAAAAACCATTTATTTAATCCCGAACACTCTGCGCAGCTTAAAGCACTATCAATTGGTTTTGGTGTATTTATGGGTATAGTACCTATATGGGGCTTTCAGCTGATTGTTGCTTTTTCATTGGCTATATTATTAAAGTTAAATAAGGCCTTAGTTCTTTTAGCCGCACACATCAGCTTTGCGCCCTTAATACCGGCAGTGATATTTTTAAGCTATAAAGCCGGCGGCTTTTGGATGGGCGAAAAAAACACCGAAATTCCTTTTAATGGCGACATCTCCTTAAAGTCGATCAGTATTCACCTGGAACAATACTTGTATGGCAGTGTATCACTTGCTATAGTTGCCGGTTTAACAGCGGGCTTATTAACCTTTGTACTACTTAAGCTTGCAAGCAAGAAAACTGTTATAGCAGCCTAA
- a CDS encoding sialate O-acetylesterase — protein MIHSFLLIGQSNIAGRGFIEQVPPVFNESVKMLRNGRWQVMTEPIHNDRPSAGVGLAASFAAAWHMNNPGEEIGLIPCADGGTSLDDWAVGGVLFDNALAQAKLAQRSSKLSGILWHQGENDCSADGAAAYAEKFDRIVHELRMELNVPDVPLIVGALGDFLTAGLYGSYFTAYPLVNQALLQYAQTRNHCYFVTAAGLTANEDQIHFNAVSQRVLGIRYFEAFNTLTHITTPLPQEHDLLQAIYNRPFSRREETLLLENRFASGKITLQEFREQLVLIAG, from the coding sequence ATGATACATTCTTTTTTATTAATAGGTCAGTCAAATATAGCGGGGCGTGGTTTTATAGAGCAAGTTCCGCCCGTTTTTAATGAATCTGTTAAAATGCTGCGCAATGGCCGCTGGCAGGTCATGACAGAACCCATTCATAACGATCGCCCCTCGGCTGGCGTTGGTTTGGCGGCGTCTTTTGCCGCTGCCTGGCATATGAATAATCCCGGGGAAGAAATAGGCCTGATCCCTTGCGCCGATGGTGGCACCAGCCTGGATGACTGGGCAGTCGGCGGAGTACTTTTTGACAATGCGTTGGCCCAGGCTAAACTGGCACAACGCAGCAGCAAGCTCTCTGGTATTTTATGGCACCAGGGCGAAAACGATTGTTCTGCAGATGGTGCTGCGGCCTATGCCGAAAAATTTGACCGGATAGTTCATGAACTGCGTATGGAATTAAACGTGCCGGATGTTCCTTTGATTGTGGGCGCATTGGGAGATTTTTTGACAGCCGGTTTGTACGGCAGCTATTTTACCGCGTATCCATTGGTCAATCAGGCGCTGTTACAATATGCTCAAACGCGTAACCATTGTTATTTTGTAACGGCAGCCGGGTTAACAGCCAATGAAGATCAAATTCATTTTAACGCGGTATCACAAAGGGTACTGGGTATACGCTATTTTGAAGCATTTAATACTTTGACGCACATTACAACACCCTTACCGCAGGAGCATGACCTATTGCAAGCTATTTACAATAGGCCCTTTAGCCGGAGAGAAGAAACATTGCTATTAGAAAACCGCTTTGCATCCGGCAAAATAACCTTACAAGAGTTTCGGGAGCAACTGGTGCTTATTGCCGGGTAA
- a CDS encoding TlpA family protein disulfide reductase, translating to MKYIYLILLFITIGFTANAQDTVKKRKLVVQDFKLNQKTVVKDSTGKLYTYQEWNSLLAKQKNLCLWPDNMDDPQTSFTIVKKAPGETRFHAVKTRVEDVPPAQRTKTQQEALDRYIAALPKPRESEQFTTGQEIESFSTHDLNGNKIKLKDLHGKVVVLNFWFIGCPGCMQEIPELNKLVDTYKDNSDVVFLAIALDAGDKLTDFLKTTPFNYDIIDDGRFIANTYKIQLYPTSVILNKEGKVAFHTVGFAINLPYWMQKTINEALK from the coding sequence ATGAAATATATATACCTGATACTTTTATTCATCACCATAGGCTTTACGGCCAATGCTCAGGATACAGTAAAAAAAAGAAAGCTAGTTGTACAGGATTTTAAGCTTAACCAAAAAACCGTAGTGAAAGATTCAACAGGTAAGCTTTATACCTATCAGGAATGGAATAGCTTACTCGCTAAGCAAAAAAACTTGTGTTTGTGGCCCGATAATATGGACGACCCACAAACTTCTTTTACCATCGTGAAAAAAGCGCCTGGCGAAACTAGGTTCCACGCGGTTAAAACCAGAGTAGAGGATGTACCCCCTGCTCAACGAACAAAAACTCAGCAGGAAGCACTTGACCGATACATAGCCGCACTCCCCAAACCCCGTGAATCGGAACAGTTTACAACCGGCCAAGAAATAGAATCATTCAGTACCCACGATCTAAACGGCAATAAAATAAAACTGAAGGATTTACATGGAAAAGTGGTGGTATTGAACTTTTGGTTTATTGGTTGCCCAGGGTGTATGCAGGAAATACCGGAGTTAAATAAACTTGTCGATACTTATAAAGACAACTCGGATGTAGTTTTTCTGGCTATAGCCTTAGATGCAGGTGATAAGCTAACAGATTTTTTGAAAACCACACCTTTTAATTATGATATCATTGACGATGGCCGTTTTATAGCTAACACCTACAAAATACAGCTGTATCCTACCAGCGTAATTTTAAACAAGGAAGGCAAAGTAGCGTTCCATACTGTGGGCTTTGCAATAAACTTGCCTTACTGGATGCAAAAGACCATTAATGAGGCATTGAAATAA
- a CDS encoding RagB/SusD family nutrient uptake outer membrane protein, translating to MKTINKKIIAAITLATVLISGSCKKDFLKPKDLSDFTPDLTLTSVPAMQAALNYLNKNLRAEFFGDSAPMLTESIFSDVAVEGTTDKTTPAQDLNVRITPTANLNSDDYNKIGWYWKQWYQGVRYANTIISRIDNVKYTSDAQRNDILGRAYFHRAYCYYRLVHEFGDVPCPFKEESAPNVAYVTVKREVILTQMKTDLEFAQKWVTDGGNKGDVTKGAVSHLLTKIDLSLGKFDDAITAANSVINGGPYRLMTARFGSTGADVTKNVIWDLHRPDNKAIASNTEALYLVIDRDNLEGNTANGSQLMRNTTPFYSQANTILTPGKNKAGIIDAVTADIPLTLYYGRGIGRYRGTPYSTKYIWTDNTDLRHAPGNWMNMTDLVYNNPALKTSDPDWYGKHLEQWTAANVATRFLNGPRDTIRCWFGWPHYKVFISSTNIATDKFWSPPRGTDTDWYVFRLAETYLLRAEAYVWKGDLNSAMADLNIVRARAQAAPLTDASKINIGTVLDERARELYWEEPRKTELTRIAYIFALTGKPSYTGKSYNVTNFSESNFFFDRIIEKNDFYNKGVVTNSGNTFTISPYHVLWPIPNSDIQLNINGHINQNKGYAGSASNVPALDKIP from the coding sequence ATGAAAACAATAAATAAAAAAATAATAGCAGCTATTACTTTAGCAACCGTGCTAATTTCAGGTAGCTGTAAAAAGGATTTCCTTAAACCTAAGGACCTTTCTGATTTTACGCCCGACCTTACCCTAACCTCGGTACCTGCCATGCAGGCTGCGCTCAACTATCTAAATAAAAATTTAAGAGCAGAGTTTTTTGGTGATTCTGCGCCGATGCTTACCGAATCTATATTTTCGGATGTTGCAGTTGAAGGCACTACCGATAAAACCACGCCCGCACAGGATCTGAATGTACGCATTACCCCAACTGCTAATTTGAACAGCGACGATTACAACAAAATTGGCTGGTACTGGAAACAATGGTACCAGGGAGTACGATACGCCAACACCATCATTTCGCGCATTGATAATGTTAAATATACCTCTGATGCCCAAAGGAACGACATTTTAGGCAGGGCCTATTTTCACAGGGCTTATTGCTATTACCGGCTGGTTCATGAGTTTGGCGATGTGCCATGTCCCTTTAAGGAAGAAAGCGCACCAAATGTTGCCTATGTTACCGTAAAGCGCGAAGTGATATTAACGCAAATGAAAACCGACCTTGAATTTGCCCAAAAATGGGTAACCGATGGCGGCAACAAAGGCGATGTTACCAAAGGTGCAGTAAGCCATTTACTGACCAAGATAGACCTATCGCTGGGCAAATTTGATGATGCTATTACTGCAGCCAACTCCGTGATCAACGGCGGACCTTATCGCTTAATGACGGCACGTTTCGGCAGTACAGGCGCCGATGTTACCAAAAATGTGATCTGGGACCTGCACCGCCCCGACAATAAAGCCATTGCGTCAAATACCGAAGCACTATACCTGGTGATTGATCGTGATAACCTGGAGGGTAACACAGCGAACGGCTCACAGTTAATGCGTAACACTACGCCTTTTTACTCACAAGCTAACACTATACTTACCCCAGGTAAAAACAAGGCCGGTATTATTGATGCGGTGACTGCCGATATTCCACTTACACTGTATTACGGCAGGGGGATAGGCCGCTATCGTGGAACACCGTACAGTACAAAGTACATCTGGACTGACAATACCGATTTAAGACATGCTCCGGGAAACTGGATGAATATGACCGATCTGGTTTACAATAATCCGGCCTTAAAAACATCTGATCCTGATTGGTACGGAAAACACCTGGAACAATGGACTGCCGCCAACGTTGCCACCCGGTTTTTAAATGGCCCAAGAGATACCATACGCTGCTGGTTTGGTTGGCCTCATTACAAAGTATTTATCAGCTCAACCAATATCGCCACTGATAAATTCTGGAGCCCGCCACGTGGTACAGATACCGACTGGTACGTATTCCGTTTGGCCGAAACCTATTTATTAAGAGCCGAAGCCTATGTATGGAAAGGTGATCTGAACAGCGCGATGGCCGATTTGAATATTGTAAGGGCAAGAGCACAAGCCGCACCACTTACCGATGCCAGCAAAATTAACATTGGTACCGTGCTTGATGAACGCGCCAGAGAGCTTTATTGGGAAGAACCCCGTAAAACCGAGCTTACCCGCATTGCTTACATTTTTGCTTTAACCGGCAAGCCATCCTATACCGGCAAAAGCTATAATGTGACTAATTTCTCTGAATCAAATTTCTTTTTTGACCGCATCATTGAGAAGAATGATTTTTATAACAAGGGCGTGGTAACCAACTCCGGTAATACGTTCACCATATCACCCTATCATGTGTTGTGGCCAATCCCCAACAGCGACATCCAGTTAAACATTAACGGGCATATCAATCAAAACAAGGGGTATGCCGGTTCAGCAAGCAATGTTCCGGCACTGGACAAAATTCCGTAA
- a CDS encoding SusC/RagA family TonB-linked outer membrane protein — MRKQITLLILFFLASSKLALAQDQSVTGTVKDDKGPLPGVTVKVKGTGKGVATDVKGHYIISASSNATLVFSIVGYTSQEQPVNNRNQINITLSEDNKQLNEVVVIGYGTRQKKDVTGAVSSVKATQLENENPTSIGDVLKGNIPGLTVSMNTSAKGGGDLLLRGKSTLTGNTSPLIVLDGVIYPGQLADINPNDIESIDVLKDASALAVYGSRSAAGVVAVTTKKGKTGPPIITLNSNFGIAQLEKEQKVYGPQGFLDWRADVMRSINVNNPDYEYTDPRKLPAGVTVDQWMALTKATGDPVDQWLSRLGLVANERANYMAGKTVDWFDKVFRNGFRQDHTISMTGKREDVNYYMSLNYTKNQNLIAGGDYSNIRARLNLEGRATSFLTVGINAQYAVRDESNLPGSDRAHTIEADWTQITNNSPYGDFYNPDGSLRRIPTDDAGLNARNPFLNTQYDESMNVQNTLFANIYGRVTLPLGITFQTNFTPSYDSYRTFYHNSSHNPNVTVPGGQAQRSMENRYNYQIDNLLKWNRTFNNIHNIDVTLLANTEKYQSWYTYEYNEGFSPNDDLSFHNIGAGNKPTVSSDDRYSTANAYLGRISYTLMQRYLLTASIRRDGYSLFGQKHPSDNFPSVAGGWIFTDEDFMKSTQWLSYGKLRLSYGVNGNRDIRDGNGTVDPNRALAVITTDKYPTVTPGGTATANSALYISRMANADLRWERTTSLNAGIDFALFNSRLNGSIDVYSKKTTNLLVQRTLPQVSGFTSVISNIGQVNNKGFEFNLTSKNIVSSNFNWNSSFNFFLNRNKIVHLYGAADVTNADGTVSRVENDDKANGWFIGKDIDVVWDYKILGVWQTNEKDLAAKYGAVPGDFKLQKLVNSGPNQYKYTDDDKQFIGYESPRFTWSLRNDFNIYKNFDFGFLLISNWGQLRQYNQAINNQGGVSISRTSSYVQPYWTPNNPINDYARLNSGSSGTTVNVWRKASFIRLNTVSLGYNFPKSWLTPLKIQSAKLYANVTNAAVYAPHWDFWDPQNDGPTPRYISVGVNVVF; from the coding sequence ATGAGAAAACAAATTACTCTCCTTATTTTATTCTTCCTCGCCAGCAGCAAGCTTGCTCTGGCTCAGGATCAATCCGTAACAGGTACAGTTAAGGACGATAAAGGTCCCTTGCCTGGTGTAACTGTTAAAGTAAAGGGAACGGGCAAGGGTGTTGCCACCGATGTAAAAGGCCACTACATCATTAGTGCATCATCAAACGCCACACTGGTATTTAGTATTGTTGGATATACCAGCCAGGAACAGCCTGTAAATAACCGAAACCAAATTAACATTACCTTATCTGAAGACAACAAACAGCTGAACGAGGTTGTAGTAATTGGTTACGGAACTCGTCAAAAAAAGGATGTTACCGGGGCCGTATCCAGTGTAAAAGCTACTCAGCTTGAAAATGAAAACCCCACAAGTATTGGCGACGTGCTTAAAGGCAACATTCCCGGACTTACCGTGAGTATGAACACTTCGGCCAAAGGCGGAGGGGATTTGCTGCTCCGCGGAAAATCAACCCTAACTGGTAATACATCACCATTAATTGTACTGGATGGGGTTATTTACCCAGGTCAGCTTGCCGACATAAACCCCAACGATATAGAATCAATAGACGTACTGAAAGATGCCAGCGCCCTTGCCGTTTACGGTTCACGGTCGGCAGCTGGTGTAGTGGCCGTTACCACAAAAAAGGGAAAAACAGGTCCGCCCATCATCACCCTTAATTCAAATTTTGGTATTGCCCAATTGGAGAAAGAGCAAAAAGTATACGGCCCGCAAGGATTTTTAGACTGGCGTGCGGATGTGATGCGAAGCATCAATGTTAACAACCCGGATTATGAATATACCGATCCCAGAAAATTACCAGCTGGTGTAACCGTTGATCAATGGATGGCATTAACAAAAGCCACAGGCGATCCGGTTGACCAATGGTTAAGCAGGCTGGGTTTGGTAGCTAATGAAAGAGCTAATTATATGGCCGGCAAAACAGTCGACTGGTTCGATAAGGTTTTTCGTAATGGTTTCCGGCAGGATCATACCATCAGCATGACGGGCAAACGCGAGGATGTTAATTATTACATGTCGTTAAACTATACTAAAAATCAAAACCTGATTGCCGGCGGCGATTATAGTAATATTCGCGCCCGCTTAAACCTGGAGGGAAGGGCTACTAGTTTTTTAACGGTTGGTATTAATGCTCAATATGCTGTTAGAGACGAGAGTAACTTGCCGGGCAGCGACCGGGCCCATACCATAGAAGCTGACTGGACTCAAATTACCAACAACTCTCCTTATGGCGATTTTTATAATCCCGATGGTTCTTTAAGAAGAATACCCACCGATGATGCCGGGTTAAATGCACGAAACCCGTTTTTAAATACACAGTATGATGAAAGCATGAATGTTCAAAATACATTGTTTGCCAATATCTACGGCAGAGTAACATTACCACTGGGCATTACTTTTCAAACCAATTTCACACCCAGCTATGACTCCTACCGCACTTTTTATCATAACTCCTCACACAACCCTAATGTAACTGTACCCGGCGGACAAGCTCAGCGCTCTATGGAAAACAGGTACAATTACCAGATAGATAACCTATTGAAATGGAACCGCACATTTAACAATATCCACAACATTGACGTTACCCTCCTGGCCAATACAGAAAAGTATCAGTCATGGTATACATATGAATACAATGAAGGCTTTAGCCCTAACGATGATCTGAGCTTTCATAATATTGGCGCAGGCAATAAACCTACTGTAAGCAGCGACGATCGCTACTCTACCGCCAACGCCTATCTGGGGCGTATCAGCTATACCTTAATGCAGCGGTATTTGCTCACCGCATCTATCCGCCGCGATGGATACTCCCTGTTTGGGCAAAAGCATCCTAGCGACAATTTCCCGTCAGTAGCCGGTGGCTGGATTTTTACTGATGAGGATTTCATGAAATCGACTCAATGGCTAAGCTATGGTAAACTTCGTTTATCATATGGTGTTAATGGTAATCGCGACATCAGGGATGGTAATGGCACGGTTGACCCCAACAGGGCACTTGCCGTAATCACAACAGATAAATATCCTACGGTTACTCCCGGCGGTACGGCCACAGCAAATTCTGCGCTTTATATCAGCAGAATGGCTAATGCCGATCTGAGATGGGAACGTACCACATCTTTAAATGCCGGTATTGATTTTGCATTATTCAACAGCCGCTTAAACGGATCAATTGATGTTTACAGCAAAAAAACCACCAATCTGCTTGTACAAAGAACGCTACCACAGGTTTCCGGCTTTACTAGTGTAATCTCCAACATTGGTCAGGTGAATAACAAAGGGTTTGAATTTAATTTGACCAGTAAAAACATAGTTAGCAGCAATTTTAACTGGAACAGTTCATTTAACTTTTTCCTGAATCGTAATAAAATTGTGCATTTATATGGTGCTGCCGATGTGACCAATGCCGACGGAACGGTAAGTCGTGTTGAAAACGACGACAAGGCCAACGGATGGTTTATTGGTAAAGACATCGACGTGGTGTGGGATTATAAGATATTGGGGGTTTGGCAAACCAATGAAAAAGACCTGGCGGCCAAATACGGTGCGGTTCCCGGCGATTTTAAACTGCAAAAACTGGTAAACAGCGGCCCTAATCAATATAAATATACCGATGATGATAAACAGTTTATTGGCTATGAGTCGCCAAGGTTTACCTGGTCATTACGAAACGATTTCAACATCTATAAAAACTTTGATTTTGGGTTTCTGCTGATCTCCAATTGGGGACAGTTGAGACAATATAACCAGGCCATTAACAACCAGGGTGGTGTAAGTATTTCCAGAACCTCATCATACGTACAGCCTTACTGGACACCCAATAACCCTATAAATGACTATGCACGCTTAAATTCAGGATCCAGCGGTACAACGGTCAATGTTTGGCGTAAGGCTTCTTTCATCAGGCTAAATACGGTTTCATTGGGTTACAACTTCCCAAAATCATGGCTTACTCCTTTAAAAATACAGAGTGCAAAACTATATGCCAATGTAACCAATGCGGCGGTATATGCTCCTCACTGGGATTTTTGGGATCCACAAAATGATGGCCCAACGCCAAGATATATCTCAGTAGGAGTGAACGTAGTATTTTAA
- a CDS encoding TetR/AcrR family transcriptional regulator, which produces MTSQRIIDSAITVLNEDFYAPLDMIAEKAGVNRRTLHRYFKDRTSLIDACWADMMQTWHHAMLKAYNSSTDPVAQLEEMLYAGIDCGVKYAFLNTLQTKYLNEKPKAAENEAYEQAKNNWFSLVPELQRQKLISDSLSVAWIRMLFVNMINTTIQALQSGDVAPNDIKKFAWYSFSRSIGLP; this is translated from the coding sequence ATGACCAGTCAGAGAATTATAGACAGTGCTATAACGGTTTTGAATGAGGATTTTTATGCTCCGCTGGATATGATTGCCGAAAAGGCAGGAGTAAACAGAAGAACATTGCATCGGTATTTTAAAGACAGAACCTCACTGATAGATGCCTGTTGGGCCGATATGATGCAAACCTGGCATCATGCCATGCTCAAGGCTTATAATAGCAGTACAGATCCTGTGGCGCAATTGGAGGAAATGTTATACGCGGGTATTGATTGCGGGGTGAAATACGCGTTTTTGAATACGCTTCAAACAAAGTATTTGAATGAAAAACCCAAAGCCGCTGAAAATGAAGCTTACGAACAGGCAAAAAACAACTGGTTTAGCCTTGTTCCGGAGCTACAGCGGCAAAAGCTGATCAGCGATAGTTTGTCTGTTGCCTGGATCCGTATGCTGTTTGTGAATATGATCAACACTACCATTCAAGCATTACAATCTGGAGATGTTGCCCCAAATGATATTAAAAAATTTGCCTGGTACTCTTTTAGCCGAAGCATAGGTTTGCCATAA
- a CDS encoding diacylglycerol kinase family protein: protein MRRLIRSFGFAFKGLQYATSTQPNFRIHLGATVIAIGLGIMLHLSTAEWQWVALSIALVLVTELINTAIETLTDLVSPTYNIKAGHVKDVSAGAVVIAAVFALVTGCIIFIPKLLLLV, encoded by the coding sequence ATGAGAAGACTGATACGCAGTTTTGGCTTTGCCTTTAAGGGCTTGCAATATGCCACCAGCACCCAGCCCAACTTCCGGATACACCTGGGGGCAACGGTTATTGCTATTGGCCTGGGAATCATGCTGCACCTCTCCACCGCCGAATGGCAATGGGTAGCGCTCAGTATAGCCCTGGTTCTGGTAACCGAGCTCATCAACACCGCCATTGAAACCCTTACTGATCTGGTTTCACCTACGTATAACATCAAGGCCGGCCATGTTAAGGATGTGAGCGCTGGAGCGGTAGTAATTGCCGCGGTATTTGCATTAGTTACGGGCTGTATCATTTTTATACCGAAACTCCTTTTACTGGTATAA
- the recO gene encoding DNA repair protein RecO translates to MLHKTRGIVFKATDYGESSVIVQLFTEKFGLQSYIINGAKKPKAKIGRNMLQPLHLLDLVVYHKNTGSVQRISELKNSPVLQSIPYDVIKSCIVIFLNEVLYKAIRQQSADENLFDFVFSAIEWLDHQPGSVANFHLLFLVQLTRYLGFYPDRYQAGQADYFDMKNGTFSNYKPDNLLYLSPPHTQNFHQLLQCSFENIQQLKWSNDERRYLIQKLLEYYALHIEGFGNIRSADVLEEVLS, encoded by the coding sequence ATGCTGCATAAAACCCGGGGTATTGTATTTAAAGCAACCGACTATGGCGAAAGCAGCGTTATTGTACAGCTATTTACCGAAAAGTTTGGCCTGCAATCATACATTATCAATGGTGCAAAAAAGCCCAAAGCCAAAATTGGTCGCAATATGCTGCAGCCCCTGCACCTGCTTGACCTGGTTGTTTATCATAAAAATACGGGTAGCGTGCAGCGAATTTCCGAGCTAAAAAACTCGCCGGTATTGCAAAGTATCCCTTATGATGTGATCAAAAGCTGTATTGTCATTTTTTTGAATGAAGTGCTGTACAAAGCCATAAGGCAACAATCGGCTGATGAAAATTTGTTTGATTTTGTATTTAGTGCTATTGAGTGGCTCGATCACCAACCCGGGAGTGTGGCCAACTTTCACCTGCTGTTTTTGGTTCAGCTTACTCGCTATCTGGGCTTTTATCCGGATAGATATCAAGCCGGCCAGGCCGATTATTTTGACATGAAGAACGGCACATTCAGCAACTACAAACCCGATAACCTGCTGTACTTATCACCGCCTCATACGCAAAACTTTCACCAGCTTTTGCAATGCAGTTTTGAAAATATACAACAATTAAAATGGAGTAATGATGAGCGCCGGTACCTGATCCAAAAACTATTGGAATATTACGCCTTGCATATTGAAGGTTTCGGCAATATACGCTCTGCGGATGTGCTGGAGGAAGTATTGTCTTAG